Within the Pagrus major chromosome 4, Pma_NU_1.0 genome, the region AGTAAGATGTTTACTGGTGGTGATGTTTTCTACCgcaatgtagtctgtttatagcctaacattagctttttacgTCTAGAGATTTAATTTAAGCTTTGAAAATtacaaagtggtgttcatctgtgaagattatcttgatgaacaaaatgtgcaagtatcttaaacttgtgtttgccacagagattatttttggcaatattccaaaatccaattaaaaaatcccataggctctttgtggagggaaccagggcgatactaacttcagggttagcctgcaaaaatatgtcatccctaCAGCACTCTATTATGCACCTCAAGTGAAATTTTACAAATTGACCCATCACAAGCAAGTTTAACCAACAGTTGTCGAGTGTCTGGTGTCCATTTCTTAACTTTGATGTCATAACAGTCTGAGTGTGTTCTGTTGTCAGAGTTTGGTGGATTTGGTTCAGTGAGTGGGAAAATAGAGATCGAGATCAAGATAAACCATGAAGGAGAGGTGAATCGAGCCCGCTACATGCCCCAGAATCACTGCATCATTGCTACCAAGACTCCCACCTCTGACGTGCTGGTCTTCGACTACAATAAGCACCCATCAAAGCCAGGTTGGATCACTGCTGTTCCTATGTACTAATGACTACATGCACCTGAATGCTCACACTCGTATCAATCGCACCATATGTAGGTAATTgcagtgtgtatttatgtgtttcaGATCCCAGTGGAGAATGTAGTCCTGACTTGAGGCTGAAAGGCCACCAGAAAGAAGGGTATGGCCTTTCCTGGAATCCCAACCTCAGCGGCAATCTACTCAGTGCCTCTGATGACCATGTAAGTCACTAAAAATACTGTGAGGTGGTACAGTCTGAAACAACCAATCATATTCTATGAGCTGattatgtgttttgttaaaGTAATGTTTCTCtacagctgtcaaataaatgtagtgaaatatTCCCAGCTGAAACAACCAGGAACTATAAAATGGAAGTACTCAAGTGAAGTTCaagtattttaaaattgtacttaaggaCAGTacttgtaaatgtacttagttactttgtCTACCGTGCTGTGAGGTTTTAGTCTTTCTTGCATTTCATGCAGCTGTTGATTTCATATGTTAGATTTAGTGATCGTCGATTGTGAAATTTTGGGCAAATACTGatttaaactgatttaaaataacaacttgGCTGATTGCCAATGCcaatactgatgtttttttgttgttctttattCTTCGTTTTGTGCCAGGAATGAAAGAAATCTTTATTATAAAAACTAACTGAACTGCTTTAAAGTCACTAAGAGCAAAATCCAGTCATACAAATGTATAAAACGAACATAAAAATAACCTTCTGTCACATgaaaaagttttacattttaaaagtaactgctttaaaagttgtttaaaaGTGTGTACTTAAAAATGATCATTGTAGTGAGTGGATAAAAAATTGATTGTGTCCCTCCTTTATTTCTCTTCAGACGATCTGTCTATGGGACATTGGGGCCGGCCCAAAGGAAGGGAAGATTGTGGATGCCAAGACCATCTTTACTGGTCAcacagcagtggtggaagatgTTTCCTGGCATTTGCTCCACGAATCCCTATTTGGCTCAGTGGCTGATGACCAGAAGCTCATGATGCAAGTGACTGATACACATAGCTAGTCTCTTTTCTGGTTTTGTGAGTAGGGACAACAAATTAATCAAGTTAAaattgctctttttttaaatttgtattatttctaAGCAAATAAGTGATGTCCATGCTGTCCCTCCTTAATTCTCCACCAGATGGGACACGCGATCCAACAACACATCCAAAGCCAGTCACGCAGTAGATGCTCACACTGCAGAGGTCAACTGTCTGAGTTTCAACCCTTACAGCGAGTTCATTCTTGCTACTGGTTCTGCGGATAAGGTAGACAAtaggaaaaaatacatttaactgTAAAATTGAATAGATGGaaattaatattaaatacaaAGCTTGTTATGTTTCTCTCAgactgttgcattgtgggatctAAGGAACCTCAAACTGAAGCTCCACTCCTTTGAGTCCCACAAAGATGAAATTTTCCAGGTAGGAACTTAAATTGCTGTACTGTACTTTAAATACttaaaagtgttgttattatttgttAGTCCAACATAGTTTTGTATGAATGTACACAGATCAGCCACAACCTTAAAACTACTGACAGGTGATTGGGTCCAGGCATGTACGTGGACTCTTGACACACACCAAGTTCATTCCACCATGGCAACAACAGTCCCCACTGGCAGTGCCATTGGGAACTGTTGGGACTGCTGGGAGTCATTTTTCTGAAATGCTGCCAAGCTGAAATTTGGGGTTTAATTGTGCTTAAGGAtatttttgtttgcaaaaaAGTTCATGCTGACTCTCACTACATCAGCCTGCCAGTGACCAACTGTCCAATTCATTAGGTCCAATGGTCTCCTCACAACGAGACAATCCTGGCCTCCAGCGGGACCGACCGACGTCTCAACGTCTGGGACCTAAGGTAAGAAGTGTCCACCGTACCTCCTATTAGTTTCTAGCAAAATATGATGAAGTGCTAATTTAATGGCAAACAGTCTGATCACAACATAAATGTCCAAACTCATGCTGAAATGAAACTGTCAGAAACCTTCTGGGTGGGCGTGTGGCTCAGGCTCATCAAAGAACAACTCATGGCTGTCATGTCTCCTGAGAGCTCAGTCAATTGTTTAATCTCACTTGTCAGGACCACAAATAGTATTATAAATCAGTAGAACACAGAAAAAGCAACTACAGCAAAATCCTCTTCTGTTGAGTAAAATGAGTAGGTTGCATGACAGACAAAATACACTGTTTATGGCTTTGATATGGATCATGTAACAAAGATTACATCATTATCTTCAGATGATAGTTTAATAACTAAAGAAAAGATCCTCAATTTGGTTGTGTTGTTTACCTAAATTATTCTTAGATGTGAAGTTTTCCCACTAAATCTTAACTAGCCACTGATCGTCCCCTTAAATAAAGATCCATATAATGACATGCTATTAAATGGTGGTTTAGATGCCTCTATCTAAGGACCATACAAAGCTGTAGTGTTCATAAATGCCCTTCAATCTCAAATCCCAACAAAAAACTTGGTGATGGTTAGCCAACACTGCTCACACAATGTGgtgtttttattaaagtggAAATCACATTGGACATATAGTTTGTTGATGAGTAACTATGCCACACAGACTGTTGtttattctcttcttttttttttagtaaaatcGGTGAGGAGCAGTCAGCAGAAGATGCTGAGGATGGCCCACCTGAGCTGCTGGTAAGTGATGGTGCTGGGCGGTATGTCAACTTTGTATGGTACATCTGTATATTTTAAAACGAGGTATAGGATGCTCTTCCATTGATCTGTTTTAATACACAAATTCCATtgcacttaaaggggcactgtgtaatttggagaagaaattcaaactcagaattttaatatttacaatattaatgaggtcataatgcaatatttattttttccatatgtgaataaataagctgttctcagaggaaaataagttcccagaacgctgtttggagctagaaaggtggcagggtccgccacatataaacaaagtataacagtataaattgtgttgtccttgaaggtcagtttgtttattcagtcatgaaaacaaagagagtttgtttatttagtttgtttagactgCACCAAcccaatgaagatctttctctgctcattaacatttctgtccCAAAACTAgagagtgctcctttaataaacaTTGAGTGGAAAtgttgaatataaaaaaataaaaaagttttaagtttggctgataataaaaaaataagtaaagaCCTGTAAAACAATGTCTGCATTATTTTGGCTACTTAATTATTTTGGAGCTCATGGAAAGCGATTTTTTTAAACTCCCCCAAAACAAAACTTATATTTTCTCAAACTACAATAAAGTTATTTGATGCTTTAATACGTATGATGGTACACTTTTGTGGCCTGTGCAACAAAACTTTCAACCTGTAGCACCACTGCTAAGTgccaaaaaacattcatgttcaGCCCAGCTGTTTATTTGATATTAATTTTCATCTCCATGTTGTGCAGCTGTATATTTCCAAACAGGGCAAAAAACCTGTCTTTGATCAAAGTgcttgtgacatcacacatgtGGCTTTGACTTAGAACTGAACATTTAGACCATTGGTGGAAAATAAAGGTTTATGTTGTATATTACTGTATGATTTTTACTCAGTCACATTTAGCTCTTTCAGTCATCATGAGATCCATAGTTCTGACAGAAGCCATAAAATCTTCCATCacgtaaaaacaaaaaacatttcatttaattttttattttactggattttcaagtgaaaataaagaataaaattgaatttaaaaaatctggtATTCCTgtcactttatccaatcaggacagattAGGTTTGCGGCTATGTCTGGAGATTACGCTGCAAGTTCATGTGGTGATATAGAGAAGAGGAAGGGGATTGCCAACTGCAAATTGGACAGGAAGTTGGctaaagcaacaacaacacttcaagctgctttaaatatttcaaagtGTTGATCAGGTGTGACTAGCCAGTTTTAACTTCATCACTTTGTTGGTAATTCATCACATTAAGTGGTTGGTCAGTGGCATAATTGCAGTTAAATAAGGATGTGAAACAGCATCTTCAGTGTTTCTAGTCAGTTTCAGAGCTCAAACCTTTCACATTTGTGGGGTTTATTAAAGTGCCTGTCTCtaatttccccttttttccaTCAGTTTATCCATGGTGGCCACACAGCAAAGATCTCTGACTTCTCCTGGAACCCCAATGAACCCTGGGTCATCTGCTCGGTGTCCGAGGACAACATCATGCAAGTCTGGCAGATGGTGAGAACAGCTaccactctcactctctctcacacacacacacacacacacacacacacacacacacacacacacacacacacacacacacacacacacacacacacacacacacacacacatctttctTAGGTTGTGAGGGTATGTTAGCTCATGTCTTTGCATATATCAGTTTGCATTCTTTTTACATTATCCAACCTGGAACATCAGGCCTCTGCCTCCCAGCTGATGAGCTGTTTACTATACTGTAAGATCTGTGGTACACCAGAGATATACATACACctataaaacatatttcctaTTTTCTGTACACTTTCCAAAGAGACCTGAGCAGGATAAAGTTTGTGCAGGCTTAATGCACAAAGCAAGCGATACAATCAGTTTATTAAAACCAATGGCTGGTCACCAGCTCAGTACAGCTAAATGGCAGGTGTGCTTTTTATGTGAAATTAACAAGCCAGTGCTTTTATGTTCAACAGAACTTCAGAGTGAATTTAGTTTATCATCAGCAAAGTAGGCTGATTTTGAGATGGTTGGCTATGTAGCTGGGCAAGGCAGAGCACCAAGAGGCTCTTAATCAGGTGAGCTGCATCAGGCCAGCTGGGTCTACAACAGTGTTGCTGTACCATCAACATCATGACTGTGACCATGGTCATTAGTCTTTGGCCCCAAAGGTAAATTAGGACTAATTAGGAATTAGGAAGTGTTATTAATGCGATATGACgccatcaaacatgcattttagaatTGTTATAAATGTAAGCTGGTGCATGATGCAGGAGTTTTCTACCTGGAAGtcattgtaaacaaacattgtgactGGTTCTGTAGTGCAGTGGTTgtaagtaactaagtacatttactttgttgtatttaagtacaatgttgaattactttacttgagcattttttatttcctgctaCTATTTTACATCTACTCCACTGCAGAGGCATTTCAGAGGTATTTTTAGCTGTATTTACCACTACTGTAAAACTTTGGATTTACTTGTTactttgatgaaaaaaacaatatattgttaAAGATTAACCTGTGGTTCTCAATCCCAACCTTTTCATCCTGTGGACCATGTGTTACTATATCAGTCCTCTGGACTCCTCTCTAAGTGAAGGCAGTATTTCTCTCACTGGAAATTATTCACTGGATTCATACATGTCAATATAGGGATAACTTTCATTTTACCAAGAACTAAACCTTTTACCTTTTATTAAATTCCTTCAGAGTCTTCACTACATTTGCTAAATTCTAAGTCTTGACAGAAATTGATGTAAACTGCAACTTGACTAGTTGGCAGAGGCTTATGACCATGAGGCGGAAATCCTAGTTTGACATTTAATGGCCCACTTATGAAAGGAAAGGCATAAAGACTTGGGGTGAGAACTGGAGGAAGGGATGAGCTTCATTCGTGTTGGCTTAATCAACTGAGGAAAAAGGCAGAGTGAACGCCTGACATGACTCTAGCTGTGTAGTGGTGGAATTAGTGCTGCTGAAATGAACATCAGACTGAATTTAACCCTTAAGAGGtccttaaaaaaatgtatgcatttgtccctaatgacaaaaaatgtcaccttcccaaaaactgctgtaaaaatattatatattaatattttttccactttaaacAAGTCAATCTTTTTAAAACTACTTCAGCCTGAAATATACATATcaaatattaattatattttttatttttttttaccctttaaAGGCCAGTATGTTTACATAGATCCACAGGGTGGTTCAAAGAGTGGGCCCTGAGATGGGCCCCTTAGATGGGTCAGTGATTGGCAGCAACATTGATCTTGatgcattgttattttttttgctttacacAACTCCACAGTTTTTAATtgaacaaaatcacaaaatgcaTTGAtgcatcattattttttctgaGAGGCGGTATGGGTCTGGGTGTGAGAGTCCAGCTCACGTCCACACATCCCAAACTTTGCGGAAGGAAGCCAGCTTGTCATCACGGCAGCGGTGTCGAGGTTGGTTGTCGTCGAAATGCAGTGTTAGGCTGATGTGGTGAAACCTCTTGTGGGACATCGTAGCCTGGAAATTGCTCTGTCCTGATTTCTCACTCCAGATGCTGAGGGTTGATTCATATTTTGACCTATAAACGCTGTCCAAAATGAGCAACCCCACGTAAGCCTGCAGTTTCTCCTTGTCCTCATCTCGCCAGTCTGGGATTGAGTGTCTCCCATGCAGGTTTGTCATGGCCACAATATGCTGCAGGATTTCATCCGTCAGCAGCAGTTCAAAGCTGGATGTTGGTCACTGATTCGGGCGGCGGCATAGTGTGCAGGTCCCGGGATCAAACCACTGGCTGCTGGGACGTAGCGGAGCGTTGCAGTGTTTGTGGGAGACCAAAATAGATTTCAATTTTTTGAAGTCCATCCTGCCACTGCTTCATCCATCTCCCCTCCACTCTCATCTTCAGATGAGTTGGAGCTTGACTCCAGCTCATCTGTTTCTACTTCTGAGGCCTCATCTGTGTCAGCCTCAGAATCCTCGGAGGAGGATAAGGAGCCATCCTCGCACTCAGAGTGCATGATCACTTGCAGAGCCTCCTGTGTGCTGTAATGTCTTGCCATGTCCAAAATGACTACTCCTGCACTACTGCTCATACTTCTAACCATGGCTGCAGTGCACCTGCATAAACAACCTGAGTGAGAACCAAAGCAAAGTTGaattttgttttggttctcGCGCTACTCATCGTTTTTATTATTGAATTAGTTTATAACGCAGAGTGTGGCCTTCTGAGAGAAAAGACTTggacctggacacacacacagacacacagacacacatacatacagacacacacacacacacacacacgtacatacacacacacacatccaacatCAATAGCGACACACACTTATCATTTCAGTAGCAAGGCATCCTTGCAGAAAACAGTAGAAAGTGTGAAATTTTGCTGCATGCTTTGAATGGGAAAAAGTAGTGCCATCTGGTagacaaatataaaaattaaaaattgaagGCTAGTAGTCCAAAATGAAATCTTGACATAAAGGAATGCATTAGTTTATGTTAAGATAAATGTGGGATCAAAAATTGCATTTTCAATGGGACATTTTTTGTCGTTAGGAACAAATGTGTCGGTTTTTGTGTAGCTTAGCCATTTTAGGCTAATTTAAGGAACTGAGATGACAATTCAAAAATTTCTTAAAAATGAATATCCTTTGGAAAATTTGAGCTTTATTCATTCAACACAGCCAACATggcttgaaaataaaaaactgaatggCACAAAATGTCCCTTAGATGTCTTAATAAAGACAACAGGTGAACATGGAGGAAGTGTTGGGTTTGTATTAACTAGAGAACAGGGGGAACCAATGATCTGTCTCTGTCAGCTAATAAAGGCCTGGTTCTCGCTACAACCAAGGTAATGATCTGAGgttttacagtattttgtcaGGCATTAATATTACCATGGCTTTGCTATGCTCCTTGTCAACCTAGTTTCTAATCGACAGTCAAATAAGAGCCGTTACCATGTTGATCTAGAAACTAAGTCTCCAGGTCAGTGTTGTTGCAGAACTGCCTGCTGCCCTTATCACAACTGTGAGTTTGTACTTGTGCATTTTGTCCTCTTGCTCCTTGTTCTTCTCCCAGGCGGAGAATATCTACAATGATGAGGAGCCAGACAACACCCCTTCATCAGAGCTGGAGCCTCAGGGATCGTAACCCAGCTGTGTGCAGGCACAATCCCCTCCACTCCCAGAGCTCCAGACCCAGCCCAGCCCAGCCCAGCCCAGCCTGTCGTGTCCCTCTCTAGTTTATCTTGAGTGTGAGCAGTGTGGAGAGTTACAGACCGCATGGACTCCACCTTTGCCAACAGTTGGGCTCCGGCTCATCCTGCTTTCACTTCACCATTGCCCAAAATCACTTGGAATAGGAGAAGAGGGGACATTTTCTACCTTCTCAGCTGGCAGTGTTTGGGGAATGGGACATTGTGGTAAAGGGGCTTTGAAAACTCGTACGAGCATAACATCTTTATGTGCACAAAGTCATGCAAGTTATTGTTAAGACCAGTTAATTTCAAAGGGCTCATGCAAGGAAAACCCAAAagtgttattttacattttgacttCTGAGCAGCCAGAATTCTGTCATACCTTATTTTTGTTACAGAATGTCGTACTGACATGACACTTCTCAGCTGTCGTTTGAAATACATTCCCTGCTGTGTTTGCTTCCTGTTCATAAGGTACAGAAACTGTTCAGTGTTTGCCTTGAGTAAAACGTGTCGGACTAAATTAGTGCACTTGAGGGAAATGcacatctttgtttttactctCCTCCTCGTGTTCTTACATGTGAAattgccatgttttgtttcctgcgCCACAAATTGCAATAAAACTTTTATAACTTTTCAAAACTCAAGTTTTGCGTTCATGTAAATTTTACATGTCTTTAAACAACCTGGAACGTTTCCTCAAACTGAGGACTGGCTGAAGAATCCCATTAGTACACATTCACACCTCCTACCTACTTTACTCTTACACTCAGCGGAAATGACACAAAAACCAACACTTGCTTAGAGGAAATGAATCCATCATTATTGAAAATTCTACAAAATGTTTATTGAAAAGCAAGACAGTACTATAAGAACATTGTACAATCAGTGGGGGGGTATGGGCtcattttttaagtaaaaataaagctCTCCGAAGCTATGGTGACTCACGCCTCTTCTTTCACAGTTAGTCTCACCTGCAGAGGTAGATTCTGACATTACCTGAGTCAGTCTGGGGCAACGCCAATGAAAGAGGAAATAGCTTACAAGTGTTCCTTCAGTTTGGGGCGCGACTAGACCTGTCCTCTAGCAAAAGAAAATCATGCAGACACCACCTTACTGTTTACATGTACTTCTGAATTGCACAATGTGAAGATAAGTGCATGACAAGTTCATAAAGGCCAGAAGTCACCATCTGACTACAACTGGACATTTTAGAGGACCTTACACATGGGTTATCTGTCAGCCAGTCAGTGTGTGTACATATTTGGAGAGGAATGATTTGTCGGTACCAACTCTATGGTTCTCACTGACTTTACAATTTACTGAGTTCAAAAAGGACAGCTGCTTTGAAGAGCTGATGGCTGGTGAGCTGAAACAACAGGTTAAACAGTGCTGTGGCAATGTGCTCCTGATCTTGGATCAGTCTTCTATTTATACCCACAAATAAGAGACTGGGATTCCAAATAAGGGTGCTAATGAAGTAATTGGAGGGGGGGTTAACACTGagaattaaaggaacagttcacccaaaaaatgaaaattcagtcatctcCTCCCTGCAtgctgatgggaagtcaggtgaagtttcatagtccacaaaacatttctgtaggttcccagcaaaacagcgttacagtattctcctaaacaaaaATGCAAAGTTTCACTGACTTTCCATTGAtatgggggtgaggagataatgactgaattttcatttttgagtgaactttgCCTTTAAGTCCTACATTCAAGATACTGGGCCTGTTGCAGAACAGTTGCTGCATTATGAGCTACTAAATGGGTAATGGAGCAGGCAGGGTTTAAGATCAGAGAATGGTGGCTCAAAGGAAAACTGTTCAATGAGAATCCAATAAGCAGACAAGATGCGCGTGTGAGTGGAACTCGATTTGACTTTGATGACAGATTTCCTACGTTCAACGCCTGACGCAATGACTTTCCTCATGAACAATAACTGCAGCTCCTGTAACAGCCCCTTATTGATATGCATCACTGATGGAAATCAATCTTTTTATTCAAATGCATTAGAAAAGCAAatcacattcagtttttttccagTATAAATTTTCAAAAATGACAAGGTCCATTATTGTGATGTACTAAACataatttacagaaaataatttgCCAGTGGACAATGGCGTTTCAGAACTCCCGATGTGCCTCTTCTTTGTACACCCTGTTAAACTGACCATATGAAAGTCAAATGACATGGTTCATCAAATTAAACATTGATTGCAGAGATGCAGACTGAAATCATGCAGAACATTTTGCATGTTTACTGACCTTTTATCTCTTTACATCACTTTAGTTGTCTCTCAAGCAGGCACCAAAATAAATATCCTGACCTATTACCTACTattactcattttatttttcattttagggATGGTGGGACTGTTTGAAAATCagatttcaccattttatagGAAGGATACAAAACAGGTAAAAATGGGAGGTGAAACCACCAGAAAAATGTTTAAGTTCTAACCCCCAGGACTTCGGTCCTGGTTGATTTGGTGACACCTGTGCCAACCAAAATGAGATTAAggaataaaaatctaaa harbors:
- the rbbp7 gene encoding histone-binding protein RBBP7 isoform X1 — protein: MADKEVYDDAVEERVINEEYKIWKKNTPFLYDLVMTHALEWPSLTVQWLPDVTRPEGKDYTVHRLVLGTHTSDEQNHLVIASVQVPNDDAQFDASHYDSEKGAEFGGFGSVSGKIEIEIKINHEGEVNRARYMPQNHCIIATKTPTSDVLVFDYNKHPSKPDPSGECSPDLRLKGHQKEGYGLSWNPNLSGNLLSASDDHTICLWDIGAGPKEGKIVDAKTIFTGHTAVVEDVSWHLLHESLFGSVADDQKLMIWDTRSNNTSKASHAVDAHTAEVNCLSFNPYSEFILATGSADKTVALWDLRNLKLKLHSFESHKDEIFQVQWSPHNETILASSGTDRRLNVWDLSKIGEEQSAEDAEDGPPELLFIHGGHTAKISDFSWNPNEPWVICSVSEDNIMQVWQMAENIYNDEEPDNTPSSELEPQGS
- the rbbp7 gene encoding histone-binding protein RBBP7 isoform X2; the protein is MADKEVYDDAVEERVINEEYKIWKKNTPFLYDLVMTHALEWPSLTVQWLPDVTRPEGKDYTVHRLVLGTHTSDEQNHLVIASVQVPNDDAQFDASHYDSEKGEFGGFGSVSGKIEIEIKINHEGEVNRARYMPQNHCIIATKTPTSDVLVFDYNKHPSKPDPSGECSPDLRLKGHQKEGYGLSWNPNLSGNLLSASDDHTICLWDIGAGPKEGKIVDAKTIFTGHTAVVEDVSWHLLHESLFGSVADDQKLMIWDTRSNNTSKASHAVDAHTAEVNCLSFNPYSEFILATGSADKTVALWDLRNLKLKLHSFESHKDEIFQVQWSPHNETILASSGTDRRLNVWDLSKIGEEQSAEDAEDGPPELLFIHGGHTAKISDFSWNPNEPWVICSVSEDNIMQVWQMAENIYNDEEPDNTPSSELEPQGS